taaatactagacttattttcttgggtcattctGCTCATCATgaaaaggcatcttaatttaagaactttttgatatttttactgaaaacaattttgatatttttactgaaaacaagacaaaaacaccaaaATCATCTTTGCAGTGCACTCTTTTAAATTCTACACAACACAATTTTGTTGGTTTTGTCTTACCTGAATTCATTAACTTTACAACTTTTGAACTGCTCCTTTAGGGAACTATGACTGTAGGCTTCGTTTATCTGCAAGAAACAatcacataaaacacaacatctactttaacacagtaaaacactgCATTGTATTATGCTGTTAATGctttagctaacatgaactagcaatgaacaatacttcaaCAGGATTTATTAATCTCAGTTCATGTTAAATTCAGCaccaatacatttataaaatcaaaagttgtaactgttaacatgttAACTGTTAAATAAGAAATGAATGTCTAATGTACCCGCTGTTCAGTGTCATACGCCAAAGCTTTAAACTGTACACTGCTTCTATTGAGGAGATCTGATGTAAAAATGGCTCCATGAGAGATAACAAACCGTCCCGTAAACCCCGAACCCGTTTCCTCCTCTCCTCGATCCCCTATAAGGAAACAAAActttatgcatttttttaaatgacataaaCATGCTACTTTTTCATGGTGAGAATATACAGTCTACATTATTTTTCAATTATGAAAATATAGTTTCATACCGTTCTTGTCCAGCGCAAGCCAAGTGACGATAATTAGACCCACACAcaccacaaacaaaacaaccaaCACCGTCAACAGCAGACCCTCCACGGATGACAGACGACAACCTCTCCGAGACATATTTTACAAAACAGACAACTTACTCGTGTCTCATTGACTTTGTCTCTAGTCTGCCTTGTGTCTCTCTTATATAGCCcgtaataattttttattgatCAACAACTTATATTGCGTGCATTACTGAGTGCTTTTTATCAGCATTTCCATGAGGTGTAACCCAAGACAGTAGGGAAGCctgtaaataaataacaaggcCTATTTAATAACTAGCCTATTTATATCAAAACATACTTCCCAAATCACATCATTGCATTTGGCTGTAAAATCCATCTTTCTATGAAATTTTGGTAGTACAGTTTATTATCCGTTATTTTATCATACACAGCAGAATACAGTAAGATTGCAACATGGTATAAGAAAGTGACCTCTGATGTTTAAATGACCCTGAATTATCATCCATTATaacatttgtcattttattcCCTCATAAATATGTCATCGTGAGACCAATCAATCATTTTGCTATTGACTTTCTAATTACACGTTGGATTTTGCAGCTACAACAGATGCAAAGTCTAACCCAAAAACAGAAATAATTTACCTGCCCACAGCTTGAAGGCATTTCTGGTTACTATGGGAGTGGATGGTGACCGAGGTGGATGGTCACTTTCAAAGTAACCAGaaaacaacacttaaaaaaCAATTTGGGGTTTGAAGAACAAAAAAGACATTAGGGCGAGTTGACATAAGGGCaagtaaataatacattttcatttaggggtgaactatctctttaaataaTTAAAGAGACAGTGGCCTGCATTTGGAGTAATTTATTAGAGATGCACAGACATAACagtattttttgcatttgtgcattgcttttaatgtgtttaatgtatttaatatcAGTGTGACGTTCAGGCTATAGATTTAAATCTAACATAAATCTGAGCCATTTAcagtaaagttggccatttttctGTGTTTGCCATGTTTGTTACCCACAACACTGGCGTTTGCGCAACCTGCTGTGGGACTGGATGACCTAAAGAACAGAGACTGATCATTCTGGTACGATGTCCAAGGTGGGTAGCCCGACTCAATCCACTGCTGGAAAGGAGGACTGTACCAGACAGATGGTGGCACAACTGAAAGGCACATATCATAGGGTCTGTAGTGTGGCTAagacaaagaaaatgaaaagaCTGGTTACTTATCTTGCAATACCTTTGAAGATATTGTTGGACAAGGCAAGGGATCTCAAGAACAAATAATACCCCACAAAAGAAAGTACTCTGTTATCCTTACTTTAAGACGTTAAGTTCAGAAAAGCCTGTGTTATGAGTTTTTAAATGGGTTACCGTATCACTCCAGCTGGGTGTTGTATTATGGTTCTCCAAACCGGGACTGTTATTTACTTTCAAAGCCATATTGTCCATGAAGACAGCGCACTTGCTTTATAGAAATCATACagagaaaataagaaaaaatatattgaatCAACAAATAACACAACATTTGATGAAATATAATTAACTTTCAAAACAAACATTAGGGTAAGACATAGTTCTTTGATGCACAAGAGATTTACAGAGGTATTTGAGTTTGACAATATACTAAAATCTGACATCTTGCtgaaatctgaaatctaacttAATTATAGTTTTTTTGATTTCTGGTttgtcttccggaagtcgtatttgtcgaccgcatacgtcatagaggattattattattattattacagaaaatgtaagaatgaaactacgattgtatgtcttatgtttttaactgaatggcgtatgcggtcaataaatacgacttccgaaagacgcaccgaaatcctggccaggacgcgtccgggaagaatggcacgtatggtcaccctagtttagtgtgttgtgattcgatagcagcttagcttgccgttagcttagctggcgactgacgtattcctgtgggcggagtttagtcaaaaaactgttctactgactgtagtccaaaccggccgttccctgtaggctttgaaaggcgaattctgttaaagaaaatatatcgcctggcagggtttaaaaaattggatcagaatgaacgtgacctttaacatCTAGCACAGCACTTaccacactgttaaaaatataataataattcgttacatttatatagcgcttctTCTGCATGGTTTCAAAACTTTCAATATGTTATCCATAAACATGATTTGTGCGTCCAATCAGATCAGTTCTTATTAACAGTCAAAAtgaaaactacaactcccatcatTCCACACTTTTTCACGACAGCATCATCAAGCTGCAGCCGTTGCTGTTGTTTAGCatattacatattgtgcctttaaccCGAAGGTTGCTAtcttaaaagtttaatttaaaaagtGGGGATAGCAACAGCAAAAATGTAGAAAAGCGTCATGTGACTTATGACATGACAGTGTAATATTTATTGTAATCTGACACACCTGTTTGCTATCACTCCACTGTTCATGCCTGCATATCTCATGTCATGTTCCTGATAACTGCCACCTATAATTATTACAGTAGAAACATTCAGTGGTTAAGAAACAAGATAACAAGTTTGCCTTCAAATTAAAGCTGATCGTTATAAGTTACCCACCAAATGTACACTGTAACTTGATTGGCTGCCCATAAATCCAGATGCCATTCAGGAGTTCAACAGCATAGGGAACCGCTTCAGCATGCTTGTAGTAAACCAATGCATAGGGCTTCTGGTGTCCATTTCTGAATATGTGCACCTTTTCTACTGGCCCAGCCTGATGGGGAAAATCAAATATTCAACATTTTATAATAACACAGAAAAATTGAAAACAAATGAAATGATTAATTTATTCCACAAAAGTGACttaagggacagtaagtaggattttaagtgttttattaatcaaaatcaatgtttttattcacaaatatgtcctcgttggtgtcaaatgacctctgccagtgatctgacttttctttgtaagcttagattttctcctctttacttacattgaacgagTAAGTCCAAAGAGGCATCCATATCGTTCTgtcgtattgataaactataatagcagagagggacaaaaagcactagcatataccaacgcgtttccacaacgcgtttttattcagaacacgtgaaccagtagcaaggagatcagtgattacataacggctaccgtagttgcaacacgcatttggaaaggcgaggcgctagagggcactgttcgtttgaatgcaaaatataatttcaccaatagatgggggtaaatcctatttattgtccctttaagctttaataaaaaatacatattcgAAAGACCATTTTTGTGAACTGAATTGAATTGCATGGATAAATTGTTTACCATAAAACTTGTAATGTGCACTAAAGAGTAATATTTTCAggaaaaggtacaaaagctgtcaccagGACAGGCAAAAAGGTCCTTAGTTTggaccatttaggtacagatatcacatatggtaccaatatgcactcttCAGTTACCAAGGTGtgctttgttttgtgttaaggggaatgccccagtgacagcttttgtccCTTTATTCTGAGATTGTAGGGTCTGTTTTGATTTTATGTggactttattattatttctaacACATTATTTctatagttcatccaaaaatgaaaattattctTCATTTTACTCACCCTAAAGCCATCAtagatgtatatgactttctttcagccaaacacagtcagagttatattaaataatatcatgGCTCTTTTCAGCTTTATGATGGCACTGGATggtgccccatttttaaagtaaaaaaaatccatcaaaaactaatccatacatttattaaatgtcttctgAGATAAAGCGATGGATCAAACGTTATAAACTATGGCCATATGGGTATCGCTTCATCTTATAAGACATTTTAATAACTGTATGGATTTGTTtgtattattatataaatatttgtatttgtatgaatATATATGGATATTAGGCCTATTTAATATATACATCTGACTGTGGTTGgctgaaagaagaaagtcaCACACATTTAGGATGGTTTGGGGGTGAGTGGGCTGATTTTCATTTGAACCCAAACatctttttgttcaaaatattAAAGAGTATCGATGTAAGGGTGtgaaggaaaaaagaaaaaaaggaaTACAGAGAAAATTTAAAATCTAGGATTTTTATTACAAATTTTTCACAGataaaaaattgaataaaaacaatttaagtGACTTTTGACAAGAGCGTGGAGTCGAAGTGAAGAATGACGTCATAAATCATAAATCCGGCAAAGTAAGAGGCTGTCAGGTTTGAATGTTTATATCTACTAAAAGTGAATTTGTTACATGTTTTGGAACACACAAGTTGATAAATATCTTCAAGGCTAAAATGTTCATACTAAAAGCCAAAAATCTTCATTTAGATTTTATGGTTGATTTGATTTGTTTCATACATGTCATCAATATATAGCCTATgttcaaaacaaaatatataatatttagtGAAAAAAACACTAATATTTAGTTATTAGTGATGACAGCAGGACTTTGAACAGTTTGATGactgagatgagatgagattgAGCTCACCTGCAGAAATAACTCATACAGGATTTCCTCCGTCACACAGCTGTGTATGTTTCCCACAAAGATGCTCCTCTCCACCTCGCTCATTTTTACATCGCGGATTTACAGGATTTTAGtttaaattttattattattattggctGATGTTCGCTTTTCAATCCCTCTTTTTGAAAAGATGGTTTAGCATGTATGTCGTGATTAGTTTATATCAAATTGCGACAGTGCAGTGACGCACTGATCCAACAGATGGCGCCAGAGTGAAGCTCTTAAATGATCACACTTGGCGTAGGTCACAACCGGTTAGCAACGTAAGGTCAGGTGTTCGATTCCCAAGACGCAAACACACAGATACATTTATAACTTAAATGCACTCttaagtcattttggttaaagCTGTCTGTCAAATGTCTAAATGTATTTGAAAGCATGGTATTTGTATAAATGTAATTGTAGCAGGACACTTTAGTTACCACTGTACAAATTGCAGctgacaaaacacacacacatatata
This sequence is a window from Misgurnus anguillicaudatus chromosome 9, ASM2758022v2, whole genome shotgun sequence. Protein-coding genes within it:
- the rbm11 gene encoding RNA binding motif protein 11 codes for the protein MSEVERSIFVGNIHSCVTEEILYELFLQAGPVEKVHIFRNGHQKPYALVYYKHAEAVPYAVELLNGIWIYGQPIKLQCTFGGSYQEHDMRYAGMNSGVIANSKCAVFMDNMALKVNNSPGLENHNTTPSWSDTPHYRPYDMCLSVVPPSVWYSPPFQQWIESGYPPWTSYQNDQSLFFRSSSPTAGCANASVVGNKHGKHRKMANFTVNGSDLC